GTTCGAGTGCCAACGGAGCCATTTTTACCACCACCGCCGGAGGCACTTCTCCCCTGAGCTGGTCATGGAATTCAACCCCCGTTCAAACCGGTGCCGATCTTATAAATGTCCATGCCGGAACGTATACGGTTACTGTTACAGATTCCAATAACTGCCACGCCAGTACATCTGAAAGTATCACAAACACACCTCCACCCACAATCGGTATACTTGAAGTCATTGATGAAAAATGTTTCAAGCACGACGGAAGCATAAGCATAACTGCCACAGGCGGCTCACCGCCTTACACCTATTCATGGAGCATTGGTGCTGCTCTCAATACAACGACGGTTAACAATCTGAGTGCCGGAACCTACACCGTTAGCGTGGAAGATGCAAACTGCACTTCACAACTTGATATTGTTCTCGAGAATATTCCCGGCCCGAAAGCAGATTTTACGGTATATCCGGAAGTCAGGACCATTGAGAACCCCGAATTCAGATTCACAGACAATTCATTGGGTAATATCACCTTATGGCACTGGGAGTTTGGAGATTACGCTGAAGCTTCTTCTCAAAACACAACCCACACCTATCAAGATACCGGGAGTTATCATGTAATCCTGCATATTGTTGACAATGAAGGTTGCCGCGATTCAGTAATCAAGGAGGCGCTGGTAATTGATTACATCACAGTTTGGGCGCCCAATTGCTTTACTCCGAACGGCGACAACATCAATGACTATTTCGGTATCTGGGGGCAAAACATCACCAATTTTAAACTGTATATTTATGACCGCTGGGGCGAATTGGTATTTGAATCCCATGAACTTACCCATCGCTGGGATGGAACCATAAATGGAAAACCCGCTTATGACGGGGTGTACACATGGATTGCCTTTTACAGTGAAGATTACAGGAAATACGCCGCTTACGACAAAGTAATCAAGGGGCAGGTTACCCTGCTCCATTAATAAGAAGTCCAGTTACTGCTGTTCGCTATTTCCCGCCTGTACTGCGGAGAGCACCGTATCCCGGATAAAAGCTCACTTTTTTAAGATTTGCAGGCAGACAATTGATGATACCGAACTGGCTGACAAGAAAAGTTCCGGTAACCATTGAGCGCGGTCCCTGAATTACGCTGACATCGGCAGCTTCAGGAATTCGGTAATAGAAACCATGCTGTTTGCTTTTATCCACACTGTCTTTTGCCATCACATAAGAAGCCAGCACTTCATTGTTTCTTTGAGTGGCAATATTCAGAAATACCAGATCGCCGTAAGCTGCAGTTGGTTCAAGAATACCTTTCATTTTTGAAAAACGGCACAAGGGCACTGAATCAACGGGGCGGGTTGCATCCGGAATAATAGTGTAGGAATATTTTATTTTGTTGGTAAATGAAAGTCCCGTAAACAGGTGACGGTATTCCGTTTCGAGTTTGTCAAGCTGCTCATCCATGTAGGTGACCGTTTCTTTATCGTAATTCACTTCCTGATCGCCGCTGATGAGGTTAAAGCGATTTTCTTTAATTTTAATAATGAAATCGGCTGCATCGCGGGCTTTCTGGTCAATGGTTTTAGCAACTACCGAGCGTTTGAATGTCATTTTTTCGATGGTCACGGTATCTGTTTTCACCTGTTCAATAATGGTATCCACTTTTTCAAAAAGATTCAGATCGGAATAATTTTTAAATACTTCGGGATAGACAATTTCCTGTTCGCTGGTGCTGAATAACTGTGCATCTGAAAGGTCAGGCTGTATTGAAGGGTCGGTACCCAGTATCATTCCGGCATTATCGAGTGCCAGAAAAAAATCTTTGGTTGCAGCATTATTCATTTCAACAAAATAGTACTGCGCCGGATCGGGCGATGCAAACGAGGTGAGTGTAACTTCACTGATTTCATAACGTGTACCATTCTGTGTAACAACATTGGTAAGTCCTAACAGCTTACCGGCAAATTCAGAATACGGACCTTTGATATCTTCGGTTTTGCTCACGGTTACATCGACACGGATGGCAGTTCGCGGAAGCGCATAAAAGACACCCTGCTTCTGCTGAGGCGATGCACTCTTGTTCACTTTAACTACATTATATTGTGTAGTAGAACATGAGGAAACAAAGAACAATAAAGCAATTGCTGATAAGCTGAGGGATATTCCGGTTCGCATAATAGAGTTTTTAAATCTGTAGCAAATATACATAATCGGCAGGAAATGTGAAAAATTGCGGGATAAGATACATTGATGTAAAGACAGGTGCAACCCTTCCGGAGAAAAATGAAATCAGGAAACTTCCGAAAAAAATGAATAATTTTGCGACCTAAACCGCAATCGATGTTATCCAAAAAAGCCCAGTATTCTATTTACGCTCTGATGCATCTTGCCAGGGAATACAATAACGGACCTGTGCTTATCAGCAACATTGCCGAAAAAGAAAAGCTGCCGAAAAAATTTCTGGAGGCCATTTTACTCGACTTAAAGAATTATGGTGTGGTGATGAGTAAGAAAGGTAAAGGCGGCGGCTATTACCTGAAAAAATCGCCCGAAGAAATTAATCTGGCCGAAGTCATTCGTCTGTTTGACGGCGCTATCGCTCTGCTCCCCTGCGCTACCTATAAATATTATGAAGCCTGCGCTTTTTGCCGCGACGAAAATACATGCGGCATCCGCAGTGTGATTAAAGATTTGCGTGACGAAACGGTGAATATACTAAAAGGTACGTCACTCGCTGATATTCTGAAGCGCGAAGCCAAACTGAGCAGAAAAAAATAATTTTTTTTATTTTATTAGTCTACCTATTCTATAGATTTACTATTTTTGGAGTCTGAAACCAATACAATTTTCAAACACTTCATTAATAATAATAGTAAATAATATGAAATTTTTCAGGTACACAATCGTAATGCTCGCGGCTCTGATTATTATGCAGGGTTGTGGCTCATCAGCCGACAAGAGCACAAAAAAAGAAGAACTCAGCGGTCGTATTTCGATATCGGGTGCATTTGCACTCTATCCTATGACTGTTAAATGGGCAGAAGAATTTAAAAAGCTTCATCCTGCGGTTCAGATAGACATTTCAGCAGGTGGTGCCGGTAAAGGCATGGCCGACGTACTTTCAGGAATGGTTGACTTAGCCATGTTCTCGCGTGAAGTGAGCCCTGAAGAAGTAACCAAAGGCGCCTGGTACATTGCCGTAACGCGCGATGCGGTGCTGCCGACAACAAGTGCCAAGAATCCATTTTTAAAGGACATCATGGCAAAAGGACTTACCAAAGAAAAGTTCACCGATATCTTCATTACCGAAAAAATAAAAGACTGGGGAAAAGCTTTAGGTATTCCTTCCAAAGTGAAGATATCAAAATACACCCGTTCAGACGCATGCGGTGCTGCTGAAATGTGGGGAAAATATCTGGGCAAAAATCAGGAAAACCTTGTAGGAGTTGGTGTTTATGGCGACCCCGGAATTGCAAATGCCGTGAAGGATGATGCAAACGGAATCGGATACAACAATTTAAATTTTGCATACGACATCAAGACCAATAAGAAATACGAAGGACTCGAAATCATTCCCATCGACCTGAACGCCGACGGCAAAATAAGCAGCGATGAGAATTTTTACGGCTCACTGAATACGGTGGTTGAAGCAATCCAAAAAGGTGTGTATCCTTCGCCCCCGGCACGCGACCTGTATCTCGTATCAAAAGGCAAACCCGCTAATGCCATCGTTGTTGAGTTCATAAAATTCATACTTACCGACGGACAGAAATTTGTAAAAGAAAATGGTTATGTAACCCTTTCTGCAGAAAAAATTGCGGCTGAAGCAACAAAAATGAAGTAATTGATATTGAAACAGCCTTTTTACATAACACGTAAACTCAGCGGTATTGCAGGAACAAGCTGGATGCTCATCTGTCTTGTTCTTGTAATAATGCTTCCCATATTCCTCGGCATAGGTTTATACATTAAATCGTTGCCGTTGTTAGGAAGTGCGAGTCTGAATACTCTGGTTTTTACCGGCACCTGGCACCCTATGGCCGGAAAGTTCGGGTTTGCACCGTTTATAATGAGTTCTGTTTATGTAACGGTGCTTGCTCTGCTATTTTCGGCGCCAATCTGCATTCTTACAGCTATCTATCTTACACAGTACGCACGCAAAAGATACCTGCGCATTATGCAGCCGGTGATTGATATTCTTGCCGGGATACCTTCTGTAATATATGGTGTATGGGGCATTCTGGTAATCGTACCTCTGGTTTCACATCATATAGCACCCTTTTTCGGCCTTCAGAGTTCAGGCTATTCATTGCTTTCGGGTGCACTGGTGCTGTCGGTTATGATTATCCCGTTCATTCTGAATATCCTGATTGAAGTATTCCGCACCATACCCGATGAACTCACGGAAGCCTCGCTTTCAGTCGGAGCTACACGCTGGCAAACCATCAAGTTTGTGACCTTGAAGAAAGCCTTTCCGGGAATCATTTCCGCACTGGTATTCGGTATTTCACGTGCATTTGGGGAAACCATTGCCGTGCTGATGGTAATCGGCAATGTTGCCATTATGCCAAAGTCGGTTTTCGATCCTGCGTATCCGTTGCCCGCGCTTATTGCAAATAATTATGGTGAGATGCTTTCGATTCCGATGTATGATTCAGCCCTGATGATGGCCGCTTTGCTGCTGTTTATCATTGTGCTGGTTTTTAACCTTGCGGCACGTATCACCATTACACGGCTTGAAACAAAACAATAAGCTATGAACAGGAGAAAACTGATAAAAACCGAAGAGCTGTTTTTCCGTGGGCTGATGCTGCTGGCAACGGGCATGATTATTTTTGCGCTCGGTCTTATCATCTTCAGCATTCTGTGGCGCGGTGTGCCTTGCCTGTCGTGGCAAATGCTTTCGCAAACGCCCAAAGGCGGATTCTATTTTGGCAAAGAAGGAGGCATACTCAATGCCATCATCGGTTCCTTGTACCTTTCCATTGGTGCAACACTGCTGGCCGTTATTATCGGACTTCCGCTTGCGCTGATGATGAATGTACATCTTTTCCGCCACCGCCGCTTTGTGAACATGATGCGTTTCTTCCTTGATTTGCTGTGGGGCGTACCGTCCATTGTTTACGGGGCATTCGGTTTCACACTGATGATATTTTTCGGGATGCGCACCTCACTGCTGGCGGGCATCATTACCGTCGCTATATTTATACTTCCGATTATGGTCCGTGCCATGGACGAAGTACTGAAGACCGTTCCGCGCGGGCTGATGGAAGCATCGCTGTCGCTGGGTTCTACAAAACACGAAACAGCTTTCAGGGTTTATCTGAGGCAATGCATTCCGGGCATCATCACCGCAGTACTGCTTTCATTTGGACGTGCCATTGGTGATGCAGCGTCAGTACTGTTCACTACAGGTTACACCGATAATATTCCCACATCACTGATGCAGCCGACAGCAACACTGCCGCTGTCCATATTCTTCCAGTTGGGTTCGCCCGTTCCGGAAGTGCAGGACCGTGCCTATGCATCGGCAGTAGTGCTTACACTCATAGTGCTTACGGCAAGTATTCTGGCACGGGTGCTCACACGCAAATATAATAATCATAAAATAAAATTCTGAGATGGAGCCATTGTGTAAGATAGCAATCAAAGACCTGAATCTGCATTACGGCAAGCAGCACATCCTGAAAAATGTGAACATCTGCATTCCCGAGAACAGGATTACCGTGATTCTGGGACCATCGGGATGCGGAAAAACAACCTTGCTGAAATGTCTGAACCGGCTCACCGACATGGAAGAAGATGTAAAGATTAGCGGAAGCATTATACTCGACGACGAAGATATTCTTCACACAAAAAATGACATCACCCTGATACGCAAAAAAATGGGATTGCTTTCACAACGCCCCTATCCGCTGCCTATGAGCATCTATAAAAATGTGTCGTACGGATTGCGGATTAATGGTATCAGGGATAAAAAAGAAGTTCGGAAAAGTGTTGAAGAGCACCTGAAGCAAGCGAGTCTGTGGGATGAGGTAAACACACGCCTTCATGAGCCTGCATCAAAGCTTTCTATCGGGCAGCAACAGCGTTTATGTCTGGCCCGTGGTCTTGCTGTAGAACCTGAAATTATTCTTGCCGATGAACCAACTTCAGCTCTTGACCCGATATCAAGCACAGCCATTGAGCAAAAATTCATGGAGCTCAAAAATGATTACACGCTTGTGATGGTAACGCATATACTGCGTCAGGCCAGACGTATTGCCGATTATGTTGTTTTTATGTATCTCGGCGAAGTCATTGAACAAGGACCCGCCGACGATTTTTTCAATAACCCCAAAGAGGAAATGACACGCTCATACCTTAAAGGAGTGTTTAATTAGGTAATAGTAAAGAGTGAAAAGTGAAGAGTAAAAAGTGAAAAGTGAAGAGTGAAAAGTGAAGAGTGAAGAGTGAAGAGTGAAGAGTGAAAAGTGAAGAGTGAAGAGTGAAGAGTGAAGAGTGAAAAGTGAAGAGTGAAGAGTGAAGAGTGAAGAGTGCCTATGGCGGGAAAAGGTAGCTCCATTATCAAATTGCCGAATTGTTGAATTGTTTAGTGGTTGAGATATTTTCATTATCAAATTTTCAAATTAACTAATTTTCAAATTGACTAATTTTCAAATTAACTAATTGCCGAATTATTATGAAACGTATAATCCTTTCAATTTTCACACTAAGTGTAATCTTTGCATTTGCTCAGCAGGCGAAGGCACAATTTGTATTAAGCGGTGAGTTCAGACCCCGCTTTGAATTTCGCGACGGCTACAAAAAGCTGAATCAGAAAGGCGGCATTGCCGCATTCCTTATCAGTCAGCGGACACGCCTCAATATGGGGTACAAGAATGACTGGCTGACCACAAAACTCTCGATACAGGACGTGCGCGTCTGGGGCGACGAGCCATTGAAAACAGATGTTCCGGGTACCGCATTGTATGAGGCATGGGCAGAATTCAAAGTGTGCGACAGCATGTTCATACGTGCCGGTCGTCAGGAATTTATCTGGGACAATGAACGCTTATTAAGCAACACCAACTGGCAGCAAAAAGGGCTGGTTCACGATGCTGTTCTTATCAAATACAGAAAAAAAGGCTGGTCGGTTGATTTTGCAGGTGCATTTAATCAATCGCGCGATACCACATTCAGTACCGATTACAATAAAAACCTCGGCAATTACAAAACATTGAATTTCCTGATTATCGGCAAACAGCTGAAGAATTTCAACATCAGTCTGGCAGGATTCGCCGACGGTTACCAGAAGAAAGGCACCATCAACACCACTTACCTGCGTGCTACTTACGGAGGCGTATTCTCATACAAGACATCTAAAATAAATACTTCTGCACGCGGCTTCTATCAGTCGGGACAGAATGAAACGGGCAATTTTATCAATGCCTATTACGGCAATGCCGATTTTGCCTATACCTGGTCAAAAGTATATACGCTGGGTGCAGGCGCCGAGCTGCAATCGGGCAACGACGGCACCGATGTGACCAACAATCAGGTGAACTACTTTTCCTGTCTTTACGGAACAGGGCATAAATTCAATGGTTTTCAGGATTTCTTTACGAAACCGGGCGATACAAAAAATGCGGGTCTGCTTGATATCTACATAAAAACCCTGTGGAAAATTGCCGACAAATGGTCGCTGGTTATGGACTTCCACTATTTCCAGCTTCAGAACAATTATGTGAATGCCGGTAAAACCATTGATAAATTCTTAGGCCGTGAAGGCGACATTGTGGTGGGGTATGATTTCTCGAAAGAAGTGAATCTTCAGGTCGGATATTCAGGATTTATGCCAACGAAATCGATGGAGGTTATCAACGGAGGCAACAAAGACAAATTCCCGAGCTGGGCTTTTGCCATGCTGACAGTAAAACCAACCTTCTTTAAATTTGAGAAAAGCGAGAAATAGCATTTCTTCAACTTCCTCATTTAAATATCCATCCGTCACAAGGTGGATATTTTTTTTGCCATTCGGTAAATTAGTAATAACTTGGCGTAAATATTCTTCACCAGATTATTGAAGTAATGTGTAATCAATAATAAGCGCGGTATGAAAAAACTTCACGTTCTTTTGTTGCTTCCGTTGATGATGCTGCTGCTATCATCACCTTCACAGGCACAATACGAGCAGCAGGAACGCATCATCAGCTTTCGCAGTTTCATAAGGGTTCACAACGACGGAACCATTACTGTAAATGAAAAAATAACGGTTTACTGTGGGCTTGACCAGATAAAGCGCGGTATTTTCAGAGTATTGCCCGTTGTGAGCAAAGACAAGTATGGTAACAGTTTCCGTACACGTTATAATATACTGTCGGTTGAAAGAGACGGCGTTCCCGAACCATATAAAATTAAATTTGAGAATCAGAAGAAGAAGATATACATCGGGCAGGAAGACGTATTTCTGAAACCGGGAGTGTACACTTATGATATCAGCTACGAAGCACCTCGGCAGATAGGCTTCTTTGAAGGCTACGACGAAATATACTGGAATGTGACCGGCAACGACTGGGCTTTTCAAATTGATACCGCCGAAGCCATCATACGCCTTCCCGCCGGGACGAACATTATGAGCCACTCTGTATATACCGGTGCTTATGGCTCTAAGGGTGAAGATGCACGCTATTTTGTGGAATCAAACGGCGACATCCATTTTATATCAACAGCTGCACTCGGCAGTTACGAAGGCATGTCGGTAGCCGTTGCATTTCCGAAAGGAATTATTCCACAGCCCACTACCATGGATAATATCATGTTTTTGTTACGTGATAATCCCGGAACCACCGCCGCACTCGTCATTTTCATACTGTCATTCCTCTATTTTCTGCTGGCATGGTTCAAGGTAGGTATAGATCCCGCAAAAGGTTCCATCATGCCCATGTATTATCCGCCTGACGACCTTTCGCCGGCGGCTATGCGTTACCTCGATAAAATGGCGTTCGATAATAAAATATTTTCTTCGGGTATTGTGAATATGGCAGTAAAGAAATACTTACGGATAACACAATCGGGTAAGGAATTTACGCTCGAACGCACCTCACAAAAAAATGTGCAGCTTTCTGCGGAAGAGAATGCCGCGGCAGCGTCACTTTTCGGAGGAGGCGACAGTATTGAACTGGATAATTCCAACCACACGGCCATCATGAAAAGCATCAATGATATGCACAATTCATTGAAAGAAAAATATGTCGGTAAATTGTTCTTCACGAACACCAAATGGTGGATTCCCGGATTGCTGGTAGCCATACTTGCAGTGGTTTTGCAGATAATTCTGGCTGATGATAAAGTGAACCTGCTCATCGTGGCATGTATTCTCACGCCTTTAGTTTTTCTCGTTTCGTCAATTTTCATGAGCATCTTCAAGCTGGGAAGCAAACAGGGTTCAAGTACCGGAAAGCGTATACTGTCGGCGTTCTCATTATTACCCATGATTATAGTCTGTATTGCATTATTTATGCTGTTCGGAACCTCACTTCCGCTGTTCCCGATTGCTGTTATTGCATTGCTTATTGCACAGCTCGTGATATTTTTCTATCTGCTGAAAGCCCCGACAAAAGAAGGGCGTAAAGTGATGGACCATATCGAAGGTTTCAAATTATACCTTTCGGTGGCTGAAAAAGACGAACTGGAACTGAGAAATCCTCCTGAAAAAACACCCGAGCTGTTTGAAAAATATCTGCCTTATGCCATGGCACTCGGTGTTGAGAATAAGTGGGGCGAACGCTTCACAAGCATTCTGGCACGTGCCATGGAAGAAGGAACCTATCATCCGAACTGGTACACGGGCGCCACATTAATGGCGATAACATCCAGCAGTTTTGCACATGATTTCGGCTCATCGTTCAGTTCTGCCATTTCCTCATCTTCGGTATCACCGGGTTCAAGCTCAGGTGGGTTTGGTGGCGGATTCTCGGGTGGCGGCGGTGGCGGTGGCGGCGGTGGCGGCTGGTAGAAACCTCAGCCTATCATCTGCCTGAATTCATCTTCACTGATTACGGGAACATTCAGCTTTGTCGCTTTCTTACGTTTTTCCGGACCCATATTGTCGCCGGCAAGCAGATAGTCTGTCTTCGAAGAAATGGAACCGACATTGCGTCCGCCGTGTTCTTCAATCATCTTTTTAATATCATCGCGCGATATGGAGAATACCCCGCTTACGACAAAACTCTTGCCTTCAAGCGTGTTGCTGACTTGCTTCACGCCTTCGTCGCCATATTCCATCTTCAGTCCGCTGTCGCGCAAACGTTGAATAAGCAGACGGTTTTCATCAACGGCAAGCCATGACAGCAGACTTTCGGCTATCTTCTCTCCTACTTCTTCAACCGTCAGAAGTTCTTCTTTTGTTGCCGATATAATGGCGTCAATTGTGCGAAGGTGTCTTGCAAGACGAGATGCCACCGTTTCTCCCACATAGCGGATGCCAATAGCAAACAGCACCTGAGAGAAGGGAATATTTTTCGATGCTTCAATCCCGTTAAGGATATTCTCTACCGTTTTTTCG
The DNA window shown above is from Bacteroidota bacterium and carries:
- a CDS encoding DUF4831 family protein; amino-acid sequence: MRTGISLSLSAIALLFFVSSCSTTQYNVVKVNKSASPQQKQGVFYALPRTAIRVDVTVSKTEDIKGPYSEFAGKLLGLTNVVTQNGTRYEISEVTLTSFASPDPAQYYFVEMNNAATKDFFLALDNAGMILGTDPSIQPDLSDAQLFSTSEQEIVYPEVFKNYSDLNLFEKVDTIIEQVKTDTVTIEKMTFKRSVVAKTIDQKARDAADFIIKIKENRFNLISGDQEVNYDKETVTYMDEQLDKLETEYRHLFTGLSFTNKIKYSYTIIPDATRPVDSVPLCRFSKMKGILEPTAAYGDLVFLNIATQRNNEVLASYVMAKDSVDKSKQHGFYYRIPEAADVSVIQGPRSMVTGTFLVSQFGIINCLPANLKKVSFYPGYGALRSTGGK
- a CDS encoding substrate-binding domain-containing protein yields the protein MKFFRYTIVMLAALIIMQGCGSSADKSTKKEELSGRISISGAFALYPMTVKWAEEFKKLHPAVQIDISAGGAGKGMADVLSGMVDLAMFSREVSPEEVTKGAWYIAVTRDAVLPTTSAKNPFLKDIMAKGLTKEKFTDIFITEKIKDWGKALGIPSKVKISKYTRSDACGAAEMWGKYLGKNQENLVGVGVYGDPGIANAVKDDANGIGYNNLNFAYDIKTNKKYEGLEIIPIDLNADGKISSDENFYGSLNTVVEAIQKGVYPSPPARDLYLVSKGKPANAIVVEFIKFILTDGQKFVKENGYVTLSAEKIAAEATKMK
- a CDS encoding DUF2207 domain-containing protein, coding for MKKLHVLLLLPLMMLLLSSPSQAQYEQQERIISFRSFIRVHNDGTITVNEKITVYCGLDQIKRGIFRVLPVVSKDKYGNSFRTRYNILSVERDGVPEPYKIKFENQKKKIYIGQEDVFLKPGVYTYDISYEAPRQIGFFEGYDEIYWNVTGNDWAFQIDTAEAIIRLPAGTNIMSHSVYTGAYGSKGEDARYFVESNGDIHFISTAALGSYEGMSVAVAFPKGIIPQPTTMDNIMFLLRDNPGTTAALVIFILSFLYFLLAWFKVGIDPAKGSIMPMYYPPDDLSPAAMRYLDKMAFDNKIFSSGIVNMAVKKYLRITQSGKEFTLERTSQKNVQLSAEENAAAASLFGGGDSIELDNSNHTAIMKSINDMHNSLKEKYVGKLFFTNTKWWIPGLLVAILAVVLQIILADDKVNLLIVACILTPLVFLVSSIFMSIFKLGSKQGSSTGKRILSAFSLLPMIIVCIALFMLFGTSLPLFPIAVIALLIAQLVIFFYLLKAPTKEGRKVMDHIEGFKLYLSVAEKDELELRNPPEKTPELFEKYLPYAMALGVENKWGERFTSILARAMEEGTYHPNWYTGATLMAITSSSFAHDFGSSFSSAISSSSVSPGSSSGGFGGGFSGGGGGGGGGGGW
- a CDS encoding Rrf2 family transcriptional regulator, which codes for MLSKKAQYSIYALMHLAREYNNGPVLISNIAEKEKLPKKFLEAILLDLKNYGVVMSKKGKGGGYYLKKSPEEINLAEVIRLFDGAIALLPCATYKYYEACAFCRDENTCGIRSVIKDLRDETVNILKGTSLADILKREAKLSRKK
- a CDS encoding phosphate ABC transporter ATP-binding protein — encoded protein: MEPLCKIAIKDLNLHYGKQHILKNVNICIPENRITVILGPSGCGKTTLLKCLNRLTDMEEDVKISGSIILDDEDILHTKNDITLIRKKMGLLSQRPYPLPMSIYKNVSYGLRINGIRDKKEVRKSVEEHLKQASLWDEVNTRLHEPASKLSIGQQQRLCLARGLAVEPEIILADEPTSALDPISSTAIEQKFMELKNDYTLVMVTHILRQARRIADYVVFMYLGEVIEQGPADDFFNNPKEEMTRSYLKGVFN
- the pstC gene encoding phosphate ABC transporter permease subunit PstC; translated protein: MILKQPFYITRKLSGIAGTSWMLICLVLVIMLPIFLGIGLYIKSLPLLGSASLNTLVFTGTWHPMAGKFGFAPFIMSSVYVTVLALLFSAPICILTAIYLTQYARKRYLRIMQPVIDILAGIPSVIYGVWGILVIVPLVSHHIAPFFGLQSSGYSLLSGALVLSVMIIPFILNILIEVFRTIPDELTEASLSVGATRWQTIKFVTLKKAFPGIISALVFGISRAFGETIAVLMVIGNVAIMPKSVFDPAYPLPALIANNYGEMLSIPMYDSALMMAALLLFIIVLVFNLAARITITRLETKQ
- the pstA gene encoding phosphate ABC transporter permease PstA, which gives rise to MNRRKLIKTEELFFRGLMLLATGMIIFALGLIIFSILWRGVPCLSWQMLSQTPKGGFYFGKEGGILNAIIGSLYLSIGATLLAVIIGLPLALMMNVHLFRHRRFVNMMRFFLDLLWGVPSIVYGAFGFTLMIFFGMRTSLLAGIITVAIFILPIMVRAMDEVLKTVPRGLMEASLSLGSTKHETAFRVYLRQCIPGIITAVLLSFGRAIGDAASVLFTTGYTDNIPTSLMQPTATLPLSIFFQLGSPVPEVQDRAYASAVVLTLIVLTASILARVLTRKYNNHKIKF
- a CDS encoding alginate export family protein, translating into MKRIILSIFTLSVIFAFAQQAKAQFVLSGEFRPRFEFRDGYKKLNQKGGIAAFLISQRTRLNMGYKNDWLTTKLSIQDVRVWGDEPLKTDVPGTALYEAWAEFKVCDSMFIRAGRQEFIWDNERLLSNTNWQQKGLVHDAVLIKYRKKGWSVDFAGAFNQSRDTTFSTDYNKNLGNYKTLNFLIIGKQLKNFNISLAGFADGYQKKGTINTTYLRATYGGVFSYKTSKINTSARGFYQSGQNETGNFINAYYGNADFAYTWSKVYTLGAGAELQSGNDGTDVTNNQVNYFSCLYGTGHKFNGFQDFFTKPGDTKNAGLLDIYIKTLWKIADKWSLVMDFHYFQLQNNYVNAGKTIDKFLGREGDIVVGYDFSKEVNLQVGYSGFMPTKSMEVINGGNKDKFPSWAFAMLTVKPTFFKFEKSEK